Proteins encoded within one genomic window of Candidatus Sulfotelmatobacter sp.:
- a CDS encoding DinB family protein, with product MSPEKRQQLIQQYASGYDEVVQALKGFPEDSLSAHPIPGKWSAREIVHHLADSETISAQRLRKLLTEEYPVIQGYDQDKYAILLRYNLRDIQPALEAFRCARATTMQLIESMSDEDWQLRGWHSEHGLYTAGVWLEIYGVHAHNHAAQIRRLREHLTK from the coding sequence GCGCCAGCAATTGATCCAGCAGTACGCCTCCGGATACGACGAAGTGGTGCAGGCCCTGAAGGGCTTTCCCGAGGATTCGCTCTCGGCGCATCCGATCCCGGGAAAATGGAGCGCGCGCGAGATCGTGCACCACCTGGCCGACAGCGAAACCATCAGCGCCCAGCGGCTGCGCAAGCTGCTCACCGAGGAATACCCGGTGATCCAGGGCTACGACCAGGACAAGTACGCGATCCTGCTGCGCTACAACCTGCGTGACATCCAGCCGGCGCTCGAGGCGTTCCGCTGCGCGCGGGCGACCACGATGCAGCTGATCGAGAGCATGAGCGATGAGGACTGGCAGCTGCGCGGCTGGCACAGCGAGCACGGGCTCTACACCGCGGGCGTGTGGCTCGAGATCTACGGCGTCCACGCCCACAATCACGCCGCGCAGATCCGGCGGCTGCGCGAACATCTGACGAAGTGA